The candidate division WOR-1 bacterium RIFOXYB2_FULL_36_35 genome includes the window AAATTTTACTCCCATATCCGCAGGATTCAATGTAAACAACACAGCAAAAGCAATAGTAAATTCCGGCACAAGCAATCCATATTTTTATACTCCTAATTTCAATCCAACAAATGAAGCAGATGTCGCAGCATGGGTATCAGACCCAACCAAATATGGAACTGAATCGGGATACAACAAAAGCTACATAGAAGTTCCTGCCGGCGAATCCATAGGAGAAGCAAAGTACACCGGATTTTATAATGCCTCAACAATCAGAACGGATATAGGAATGATGTACGATTTTGGAGATATACTAACTTTTGGGGCCGCCTTAGAAAATGCCGGCGCCGCAAGTTTAAACATGAAAGGGACAGGACAAGTAGCATACGTTTATCATCGTATTAATACAAATGAAAGCATCTCTATAGATCCAACAAACAACCAAATAAACTGGAACTTATTTTCAGATACGTTTCTTAAAATGGAAGGGACAGAAAACATAGGAATGTTATCAGAAATAGGTTTCGATCTTCCTCAACGAACAAAACTAGGAATTACCTTTCACAAGCCTATACTTATTTCATTAGATTATGAACTCCAAAAAAATCCTATAAAAATCAGATACCAAAATCAAAACGGAGAATATGTTGACGCGGAGTTTTCAAATATCCAAACAATAAGATGCGGATTAGAAACACAAGTCTTTGCTTTCCCCGTTTGGTTGAGAGGTGGAATCTCTCTTCTTTTAAAACCAACGGCATCAGGATTGGATTCCACCTCTCAATCAACCTATAACAATACCTTTTCATACGGTTTATTGCCCCTTTCATTAGATTTAAACATGATTACAAATCTTTGGGGTTACAAGTTGGGAGGGACAATGGGATTTGATGCGAGCACAGTCCTTTCTGCCCTTCAAATGGATACTCTTAATTCTAACTTTGGCAAAACCATGTACTATAGCATATCCCTTAACAAAGATAACTGGCACTGTGTAATGCAAAACAACCTGGATATTATATCTACCTCCACCGCATATTCAAACGCAAAGACCGCAGGAACAATCACTGAAAAATCGGAATGGACAAATTATATAACCTTGCTCAAATGGACATCAACATTAACATTTGGCTTTGATTTTTAGGAGAAAAAAATGGTAAAAGACAAAAAACAAAATATCAGAAAGAAACAAAATTATAAAAATATCCTTATATGCTTTTTATTTCTTTTATTACTTATAGTATCTAAATCATATAGCCGTCCCAGTATTTCAATCGAAGCAGGAGGCCAAACACTTTTAAGCGGAGATCCTATTTCAAGTCAACCTTCTTTTGAAATTACCGTAATAAGTTCACAAGGAGTTACTACTTCTTCAATCCAAGCTTCTATGGACAACAACACCTTTGAAACTCTAACTAAAATAATTTCTACCGATAATCCCACAATAACAAAAGCCTTTTTTAATCCGGCAACACTATCAGAAGATATACATTCTCTAAAAATAGTAGCTATAGATGCTAATAGCAGCATCACCACAAAAGAGGTAATAGGTCTTATTGTCCAAGGACAAAAAGAGATCGCAACCCAAGGGATCCCACTATGTTATCCTAATCCATATAATGGAACAGGAAATCTTTCTCTAAGCTATATTTTATCTAAATCTGGCAACGTAACCCTAACCATTCACGATTTAATGGGAAACCAATTAACCAAAAAAACATATACCTCTTTGCAAAACGGCGGGACAGCAGGTTATAACGAAATCACATGGGACGGAAAAACCGATAACGGGAATGCTTTAGGCAACGGCATTTATATATTTTTAATCGTAGCAGATGGCAAAGTCATCGGAAAAGGAAAGATAGCTGTAGTAAAATGAAAAAAATAAAATTACAAACATCAAATAAAGGGATTTGGATTTTATCATTTATCATTTGTATTGTTTTTTCGTCTTTCGCTTTTGCAGGCACGTCTGTCGATCCTTCTCAAACAATCTATATGGGCAAAACACTTGGCATGGGAGGAGCACATGTAGCGCTCTCAAACGACGGAGAAGGATTGTTTTCTAATCCATCAGGCTTAAGTAATATAAAATATCCCAAAATAACAGGAGTCGCCAGAAATATTTTTCTTGATGAAACAACTTATTCCATATTAAGTTTTATCGTCCCAACAAATTATGGCAGTCTTGGAGTAGGTTATGCAAAGGCAATGACCGGAGGAAGTTATGCAACAACAAGAGATAATAACAATAGAATTTCAATAGAGCCAAGTTTAGAAGTTATGTCTTATAACAATAATGTCATACTTTTAAGTTATGCAAATTCTTTTTCACAACTACAAAATTCAATGTTCAGTAATTTGTCGTTAGGCGGCAACCTTAAACTTTTCAACCAATCAATATCTGGAGGAGGAATTGACTCTTCTGGAAGCGGCACTAGTTTAGATGTTGGAGCAACCTACAAAATGTCATCATGGCTTACAGTCGGAGGCAATCTGCAAAATGTACTAGGAGGTGTAATTAACTGGAATTCCTCCTCAACAGATAAAATAGGAGGATTTTACAAGTTAGGTATAGCTGCAAATTTATTAGGCCCCTCAAACGAAGCCTATAAAGAATACCACCAAAAATTAATTGCAGTTTTTGACTATGATTTGCCACATGACACATTACAAGGGTCATCACTTATGCATTTAGGGTTTGAATGGTCTCCTTTGAATTTTTTGGCTATAAGAGGCGGTTTAAACCAGGAATCAGGAGGAACCGGTCTAACCTTGGGTGTAGGGATTGAAAAAGAAGGCTTTAGGTTTGATTATGCTTATGCTGCACGTCCAGGAATAATAGGAGATAATCCTCACTATTTCTCATTATCTTATATAGGAACTGAAATTATAAATACAAATAAAAAATTAAAGAAAAAAGAGAGCGCTTTAAAAATTTTAACTCCTTCAAACCGCCTGATAACGACTTTCGAAGCTGTTTTAGTTTCCGCTACTGCAAAATATACAGCAACATATGAGCAAAAAACCACTTGGACAACTCCTTTAATTTCAAGCTCATCGGAAACAAAAGAGATTCAAGAGTCATATGATCTTGCGGATATCTATATCAACAATAAAAAAATAGGCCAGACTGGCGATATAAAGGATTTTACAGAACCTTTAGCATATGGAAGACATGTTATAAAAGTTATCGGAATGATTACGCCCGAAGCAACGCCTGTAACCTCAGAAGTTGTAATTTTAAGATTTAAACCTTTTAGTGACACAACAATGACCCACTGGGCAATAGAGGCAATTGCCTTAGATTCTGAATTAGACCTTATAAAAGGATTTCCAGACAATACCTTTAAACCAGATGCAGGAATAACCAGAGCTGAACTTATTTCTATTTTAGTCAGAACCTTGGAAATTCCACCTCAAGGATCAGAAGAGGCAAATAATGATCGAACTTTTACAGATGTCAGTGAAAAACATTGGGCCAAAAATTATATCAATCAAGGGGTAAAATTAGGTTTGGCAGAAGGATACCCTGATAATACATTTAAACCAAATAAGATATTAAACAGAGCAGAAGGGATATCTATAATTACAAGATATGCCAATCTTCCTGAAAAGAATGCTATAGTCTTCTCTGATCTAAAAGAAGATTTTTGGGCTAATAAATTTATAGCCTCAGCAAAAGATGGCGGTTTAATCAACTATATAAAAGAGGAAGCATTTAAACCTGATGAAGATTTTTCAAGAGCTGAAGCCTCTGAAGTGTTATACAGAACAAAACAGGTTCAAAAAATGGTCGATGATTTCTGGAAACAAGGCGCCACACAAGAAAAAGGAAAAGTTCCTGATTGGATGCTTGAAGACAAGGAAGCAGTAACAGATAAAACCAATCAAGAACCTGTTACACGGGAAGGAGAAGCGCCAGCAAAAAACGTCGAATCTACACAGGATTAATCCTTCTCTTTCTCTTTGATGGATCCCCGCTTTCGCGGGGATGACAAGTTGCAAAAACCATCATTACGCAACAAGTTCTTTACCTAATCCAAAATCCCCTCCCATCCGTTAAAACCGTCACAGTTCCGCTTAAATCGGTTCTAAAAACAGAAATTCTTCTCTCCTCTAGCTTGCTAAGTGTCGATTTATGAGGATGATGGAATTGATTCTTTTTTCCAACTGAAATAATTGCAATGCTTGGATCTACAACCTTTAAAAAATCATATGAACTTGCTGTATTGCTTCCATGATGGCCGATTTTTAACACATCAGACTTTATCAACTCGTTAGAAAATGTCGCTAAAACTTGATCCTCTCCCTCTTTTTCCAAATCCCCGGTAAGCATCATTGCAAATTTACCGTAAGTAAGTCTCATAACAACGGAATTATTATTTAGCGCCGATTCTTCAATAAATTTATCTGTCGGATGTAAGATTTCGCCCAGAACCCCTCCTCCCAAATCTATTTTTACGCCTCTTCTTGCTAACATATAAGAAATGTTTTTTCTCTCTACATATTCTAAAAAACTCATATATCTTTTACTCGTATGGAGCTGTCCAGAATCCAAGATCAGGCCAACCTGTAATTCTTTTAAAATTGAAGGCAAGCCGCCTACATGGTCATCATGAGGATGAGTTAAAACAACCACATCTATTTTATTAATTCCCTGTTTATATAAAAATGGCAAGACAAAATATCTTCCTGCATCCCCGTTTTTAAAACAAGGCCCCCCATCAATGAGCATAGTCTTGCCGGATGGGCTTCTTATAAATATAGAATCCCCCTGTTTTACGTCTATTACGGATATCTGCAGTTTATCTTTTGGAAATTTTTCAGAATCGCCAAAAGCCCCGTTCCATACAAAGAGAGAGATAAACAAAAGCAAAAGCGTAACTCCCTTTCTTTTATCAAAAACAAACTTCTCTCCCCGTTTCCAAACCTCAGCTATGTATATCAGACCCGCATAATAAGACAAAACAAACAAAAATCCAGGTTGTTGCAAATAAACAGCAGAAAAAGAGATATCACAAAAAACATAAACTATCCCATTTAATATTTTAAGGATTAAAGACAATGAATAATTTAAGATTTCAGCTATTGGAAGAAAAAAACTCCCTAAAATTGTTGAAATAAAACCTATGACAGTTAAAGTTTCAATCCATGGAACAACAAGGACATTTACTAATAACGCAACAACCGAGAACTGGTTAAAGTTATAAAGTATTATCGGCATTGTAACAAGTATAGGGGCTAAGGAAACAGAAACAATGGAAGGAATCCCTTTTTTTTCAAGTATAGGACAGAAATAGACAAGGGCCCATGTCGCGGCAAAGGTCAGTTGAAATCCTATATTAAATATAATCAGAGGATCAATTATCATCAATATAAGGGCCGCAATTCCAAGAGAATTATAGATATCGCCTCTCCTATCAAGCAATAAACCAAGAAGGCTTATCTCCCCCATCACCGCAGCCCTTATCATCGAAGGGCCGCAACCCGTCATAATCGTAAAGATAATATTAAATATAGAAACAAAAACAATTCCTATATTTAGAGGTATTCTTAAATTTCTTACAATCATTAAGCTAAATCCTATAAGAATAGAAACCTGTGTCCCCGACGCAACAAGAAGATGGGCAAGCCCAACTTTTTTATATTTATCTTTAAGATCAGGATCAAGGGGAGACATCCCTGAGCCAAAAACAACACTTGCCAAAAGCAAGTCATAAGGTTTTTCTGTGGTTTTAGAGATAACATCAACAAAGTGACGGCTTAAAGGAGAGATAATCGGAATTTCAGGCTGACTTTGCGTATGAAAATCAGAGGCTGGGAGAGGAATCCACGGCCGCAAGATTATGATTATCAATGCGTAAAATATTGCAATGGCTAAAAACGGACGACTAAACATCAAATAACTACCAAGTCTTTTAATTGGTCAAACTTTTTCTTCCCAAATCTGGGAATTTTAAGTAAATCATCAATTTTCGAAAATGGCCTCGCCTCTACAATCTTTTTAGCAGTTATAGCGCCAATCCCAGGCAATGATTCCAATTCCTGCAAAGAAGACAAATTCAGATTAACTTTATTTAAAACGCGTGTCTTATTATCTGTACTCTGTAGGCTACTATCTGTAGCCTGGCCAGTTCTTTGTTGTCGATAGTCTGTGGCAGGAACAACAATTTTCCTTCCATCTTCAACCTTTTCAGCTAAATTAATTGACGAAAAATCAGCGCCTGGCAATGTTCCGCCTGCCAGGTTTATAACATCGCAAACTTTATCAGAATCTTTTACTTTATATACCCCTTCACGTTTAACTGCGCCGGATATATGGACAAAAACAGAATTTTCCCCATTTTTTCGGGTAAGAGGAGGATCAATAATCAAATTTTGAGGGGATTCAG containing:
- a CDS encoding DNA internalization-related competence protein ComEC/Rec2 encodes the protein MFSRPFLAIAIFYALIIIILRPWIPLPASDFHTQSQPEIPIISPLSRHFVDVISKTTEKPYDLLLASVVFGSGMSPLDPDLKDKYKKVGLAHLLVASGTQVSILIGFSLMIVRNLRIPLNIGIVFVSIFNIIFTIMTGCGPSMIRAAVMGEISLLGLLLDRRGDIYNSLGIAALILMIIDPLIIFNIGFQLTFAATWALVYFCPILEKKGIPSIVSVSLAPILVTMPIILYNFNQFSVVALLVNVLVVPWIETLTVIGFISTILGSFFLPIAEILNYSLSLILKILNGIVYVFCDISFSAVYLQQPGFLFVLSYYAGLIYIAEVWKRGEKFVFDKRKGVTLLLLFISLFVWNGAFGDSEKFPKDKLQISVIDVKQGDSIFIRSPSGKTMLIDGGPCFKNGDAGRYFVLPFLYKQGINKIDVVVLTHPHDDHVGGLPSILKELQVGLILDSGQLHTSKRYMSFLEYVERKNISYMLARRGVKIDLGGGVLGEILHPTDKFIEESALNNNSVVMRLTYGKFAMMLTGDLEKEGEDQVLATFSNELIKSDVLKIGHHGSNTASSYDFLKVVDPSIAIISVGKKNQFHHPHKSTLSKLEERRISVFRTDLSGTVTVLTDGRGFWIR